In Agrobacterium tumefaciens, a single genomic region encodes these proteins:
- the phnD gene encoding phosphonate ABC transporter substrate-binding protein, with the protein MLKKILLSAVALGVLAGSAIAQDVKVLRIGLDGSENEADQIRNTKCVADGLKAATGVSEVQVFPSPDYNGVIQGLLGGTIDIASMGASSYAKIALADPKAVDPILTYTGSDGSSGYYTIMVARKGSGIKTLADAKGKKIGFADPDSTSGFLVPNVAIPKETGKPVKEYFAETGFGGGHENLVLAVLDKKFDVGTTFGSGVGKWEEGYSGGNLHQMVKKGNLDMDDIVEVWKSPLIPNGPLMVTNKLGDAMKQKVEDFFMELPKKDLACFQGFTQGKNTAYIKVDPSFYQTIIDARKSVIGG; encoded by the coding sequence ATGTTGAAGAAAATCCTTCTTTCGGCAGTCGCCCTTGGCGTTCTGGCCGGTTCCGCCATCGCTCAGGACGTCAAGGTTCTGCGCATCGGTCTCGACGGTTCCGAAAACGAAGCCGACCAGATCCGCAACACCAAGTGCGTTGCCGATGGCCTCAAGGCCGCGACCGGCGTTTCCGAAGTCCAGGTTTTCCCGTCGCCGGACTATAACGGCGTCATCCAGGGTCTGCTCGGCGGCACCATCGACATCGCTTCGATGGGCGCATCCTCCTACGCCAAGATCGCTCTGGCCGACCCGAAGGCTGTCGATCCGATCCTGACCTATACCGGCTCCGACGGCTCCAGTGGTTATTACACGATCATGGTTGCCCGCAAGGGCAGCGGCATCAAGACGCTGGCTGACGCCAAGGGCAAGAAGATCGGCTTCGCCGATCCGGATTCCACGTCCGGCTTCCTCGTCCCGAACGTGGCGATCCCCAAGGAAACCGGCAAGCCGGTCAAGGAATATTTCGCCGAAACCGGTTTCGGCGGCGGTCATGAGAACCTCGTTCTCGCCGTTCTCGACAAGAAGTTCGACGTTGGCACGACTTTCGGTTCGGGCGTCGGCAAGTGGGAAGAAGGCTACTCCGGCGGCAACCTTCACCAGATGGTCAAGAAGGGCAACCTCGACATGGACGATATCGTCGAAGTCTGGAAGTCGCCGCTGATCCCGAACGGTCCGCTCATGGTCACCAACAAGCTCGGCGACGCGATGAAGCAGAAGGTCGAAGACTTCTTCATGGAACTGCCGAAGAAGGACCTCGCCTGCTTCCAGGGCTTCACCCAGGGCAAGAACACCGCCTACATCAAGGTCGACCCGTCCTTCTACCAGACGATCATCGACGCGCGTAAGTCCGTTATCGGCGGCTGA
- the phnC gene encoding phosphonate ABC transporter ATP-binding protein — translation MSFHLKQVTRRFGNHTAVDSVNVEIPQGQMVGVIGRSGAGKSTLLRMINRLVDPSSGSIHFNSTEVSTLKGAALRNWQRDCAMIFQQFNLVPRLDVLTNVMLGRLNHRSTVLSLFNIFTDEERLMAIAALERLGIEHVAMQAAGTLSGGQQQRVAIARALMQSPKMVLADEPIASLDPLNAKIVMDALRDINEREGITVITNLHTLDTARNYCERIIGMSQGRVVFDGTPAELTAAAVTEIYGTDSHGAGIDETMTSTSINIPGAQLPARPIQQSAGPEPLALAGL, via the coding sequence ATGAGCTTTCACCTGAAGCAAGTCACGCGCCGTTTCGGCAACCACACTGCGGTCGATTCCGTGAATGTCGAAATTCCGCAGGGCCAGATGGTTGGCGTTATCGGACGCTCGGGTGCGGGGAAATCGACGCTGCTGCGCATGATCAACCGCCTCGTCGATCCCTCCTCGGGTTCCATCCATTTCAACAGTACGGAAGTCTCGACGCTGAAGGGTGCTGCGCTCCGAAACTGGCAGCGCGACTGCGCAATGATCTTCCAGCAGTTCAATCTGGTGCCACGCCTTGATGTGCTCACCAATGTCATGCTCGGCCGCCTGAACCACCGTTCGACCGTGCTCAGCCTGTTCAACATCTTCACGGATGAAGAGCGCCTGATGGCGATTGCCGCCCTCGAGCGGCTCGGCATCGAGCACGTAGCCATGCAGGCGGCAGGCACACTTTCCGGCGGCCAGCAGCAGCGCGTCGCTATCGCCCGGGCACTAATGCAGTCTCCGAAGATGGTTCTCGCCGACGAGCCGATCGCCTCTCTCGATCCCCTGAACGCCAAGATCGTCATGGACGCCCTGCGCGACATCAACGAGCGCGAAGGCATCACCGTCATCACCAATCTGCATACGCTGGATACGGCGCGCAATTATTGCGAACGCATCATCGGCATGTCGCAGGGTCGAGTCGTTTTCGACGGAACGCCCGCCGAACTGACGGCTGCGGCGGTCACGGAGATTTACGGGACGGATTCACACGGCGCCGGCATCGACGAGACCATGACCTCGACCAGCATCAACATTCCCGGCGCGCAGCTTCCCGCACGGCCGATACAGCAATCTGCCGGTCCCGAACCGCTCGCTCTCGCCGGGCTCTGA